In Streptomyces sp. NBC_01381, the sequence AGGGCCACCGGCGTCTCGCGCTGGACCGCCGTCATGCCCGCGATCAGTACGCAGGGCAGGCCGATGCCGTTGGCGAGGCTGCCCGCGAGGGCGGCGGCGTTGTACGGCAGTGCGTGCAGGGCCGCGGCCAGGGCGGTGAGGACGATGCCGGTACCGGCGAACCGCCGAATGCCGACGCGTCGCATCAGCGGCCCCGACGCGATGCCGAGCGCGACGGATCCGGCGCCCTGCACGACGTACAGGACACCTGCGTACGCGGGGGAGCGGCCGAGGCCCGCCACGACCGCGTAGAGCATCGCGCCGCTGATCCCCGAGGTGAGCATGGTCAGTCCGGCGGCCACCACGAGAGCCCGCAGCCGGGCGTTCCCCCACAGGTGCCGGGTGCCCTCGGCGGTCCGCGCCCGCCAGTCGCTGCGAACGGGCGTCGGAGCGCTCTCGTGCACCCGCAGCAGTGCGAACATCCCTGCCGCGAGGACGAAGGTGGCGGCGTCGAGGAGTGCCACGCCGGCGCCGCCGTACACGGCGTAGACACCGGCGCCCGCGAGCGGCGCGACGAGCTTCATGCCCTCGTTCGCGGCCATCCGCAGGCCGTTGAAGTCGCCGGTCAGGTCCTTGCCGACGGCCTGGGGCAGCAGGGCCGCCTCCGCCGCGTCGGTGACGGCGCCGCACGCCCCGTACAGGAGGAGCGCCGCGAAGAGGATCCACAGGGTGCCGGCCGTATCGACGAGCAGGAGGGCGGTGAGCAGGGCGGCCAGGGCCAGGTTCGTGCGGACAAGGAGTGGCCCCCGGCGGGTGCGGTCGGCGAGGGTGCCGAGGAGCGGGCCGATCAGGGTGGGCGCCCACAGGGCGAACGCGCAGAGCGCGGCGAGGCCGTCGGACCCGGTCAGCTCCTTCACCCAGATCCCGGAGACCAGCCACATCGCGGAGCTCCCGAACCCGGAGACCAGCACGGCGCCGAGACAGAGCCGTGCGTCGCGGTTGGCCAGGACCCGCCCTGTTGTCGTCGACGTCATGGCTGGTGAGCGTGGCGCTAAGGCCCCCGGTCCCGCATAGGGCGAAGTCGCTAGATCCGGGCGGCGCGTCGCGATGAGTTCCGGGGGCGGCCGGGGTCTACCAAGGAAGGACGGAAACGACTTGGAGGCACCCATGACGGAGATGATCGACTTCGCGCCGCAGGCCCGGCTCGTGGCGGGGGTCGCGGAGCGCGTCACCGATGAGCAGCTCTCGGGGCCCACGCCCTGTCCGGAGTACGAGGTGCGCCATCTGCTGGGGCACCTGGTCGGTCTCACCGGCGCGTTCCGTGACGCCGGGCGCAAGGACATGAGCCCGGTGCTCGACCAGGACCCGGGGGACCACGTGCCGGAGCTCGGTCCCGGGTGGCGTGCCGAACTGCCCAAGCTGCTCGACGAGTTGGTGGAGGCATGGCGGGATCCGGCCGCGTGGGAGGGCATGACCCGCGCGGGCGGCATCGACCTGCCCGGAGCCGTCGCGGGCATCGTCGCCCTGGATGAACTCGTCGTGCACGGCTGGGACCTGGCGCGCGCGACGGGCCAGGCGTACGCCCCTGACGAGGCGAGCCTCGGGGCGGCCCAGGCGGTGTTGACGCCCCAGGAGGGCGACGAGTCCTCCAGGGGCGGCCTGTTCGGGAATGTCGTCGCGGTGCCGGACGATGCCCCGCTCCTCGACCGAGTGATCGGCCTCAGCGGCCGCGATCCGGGCTGGACGCCGGGCATGTAGCGGCAGGCGGTTGCTCACGGATCAGGTATCGATCGAGTAAAGGGTCTCCCCGGGGTCTCGCGGGGGCCCGCGTGATGCGCGTAGACAAGGCGCGTAGACAGGCTTTGACCTGCTCACCTTGTTGCCCCTACGTACACATACGCAGACACTGATCCGGAGAGACCGCTCTATGCGCAAGTCCCTACGGGTGGCGGGTATCGCCACCGCATGTGCCGTCGCCGGCGCCGCGCTGTACGGCACCGGCGCCGCCACCGCCGACAACGCCTCGGCGCGGCACACCGCCGAGCCGCAGAACATCGGCCTGCTCGTCGGCGAGATCGACGACTACTACGGCGCGTACCAGGACGCCGACGGCGTCTGGCGCTCATCGCCCGACAGCCCCTACGCCAAGGACCTGGCGCGCATCCAGGCGAAGGCGAAGAAGGACATCAGGAAGGCCGCGGCACACGGCGCGAAGGGTGCGGGCCACGGCAAGAAGCCCGCGATCGTCCTCGACGTGGACGACACATCGCTGCTCAGCTTCGACTACGAGAAGACCACCAACTTCACCTACAACAGCGCCACTTGGGACGCCTACGTCAAGGCGGCCAAGCGCCCGGCGGTCTTCGGCATGCCCGAACTCGTCACGTACGCCAAGGGCAAGGGCGTCGAGGTCTTCTTCCTGACCGGCCTGAGCGAGGCGCAGCGCGAGGGCGCCGTCACCAACCTCGCCAAGGCCGGGTACGAGACGCAGCTGGACAAGCAGCACGTGTTCACCAAGGACAAGATCAACCCGCCCGCCTATCTGAGCGACTGCGCCACGCC encodes:
- a CDS encoding MFS transporter, with protein sequence MTSTTTGRVLANRDARLCLGAVLVSGFGSSAMWLVSGIWVKELTGSDGLAALCAFALWAPTLIGPLLGTLADRTRRGPLLVRTNLALAALLTALLLVDTAGTLWILFAALLLYGACGAVTDAAEAALLPQAVGKDLTGDFNGLRMAANEGMKLVAPLAGAGVYAVYGGAGVALLDAATFVLAAGMFALLRVHESAPTPVRSDWRARTAEGTRHLWGNARLRALVVAAGLTMLTSGISGAMLYAVVAGLGRSPAYAGVLYVVQGAGSVALGIASGPLMRRVGIRRFAGTGIVLTALAAALHALPYNAAALAGSLANGIGLPCVLIAGMTAVQRETPVALLGRAAATANTMMFTPTALGIALGAALVETVDYGLLLPVLAGARLLIAAPLLKSPSEAATSQRPSA
- a CDS encoding TIGR03086 family metal-binding protein, encoding MTEMIDFAPQARLVAGVAERVTDEQLSGPTPCPEYEVRHLLGHLVGLTGAFRDAGRKDMSPVLDQDPGDHVPELGPGWRAELPKLLDELVEAWRDPAAWEGMTRAGGIDLPGAVAGIVALDELVVHGWDLARATGQAYAPDEASLGAAQAVLTPQEGDESSRGGLFGNVVAVPDDAPLLDRVIGLSGRDPGWTPGM
- a CDS encoding HAD family acid phosphatase produces the protein MRKSLRVAGIATACAVAGAALYGTGAATADNASARHTAEPQNIGLLVGEIDDYYGAYQDADGVWRSSPDSPYAKDLARIQAKAKKDIRKAAAHGAKGAGHGKKPAIVLDVDDTSLLSFDYEKTTNFTYNSATWDAYVKAAKRPAVFGMPELVTYAKGKGVEVFFLTGLSEAQREGAVTNLAKAGYETQLDKQHVFTKDKINPPAYLSDCATPAKWECSTVQFKEGTRKHIESKGYNIVGSFGDQLSDLAGGYADKTYKLPNPTYFVE